The following coding sequences are from one Patescibacteria group bacterium window:
- a CDS encoding SRPBCC domain-containing protein — protein sequence MTNSSQAGSDALIIERTFSAPVEKVWQAWSDPELAKKWWGAKAFTAPSMTIDFRVGGKYLFCMRGKPAPDAPEQDFWSTGTYKEIVPMQKIVCTDSFADAQGNIISGKEYGMENFPLELEATITFESLADGTTKMRLEHAGMPAGTDKELTQVGWNESFDKLAAAIE from the coding sequence ATGACCAACAGTAGCCAAGCAGGTAGTGATGCACTCATTATCGAACGCACTTTTTCTGCACCCGTAGAAAAAGTCTGGCAAGCCTGGTCTGACCCAGAGCTCGCGAAGAAGTGGTGGGGTGCCAAAGCTTTTACTGCACCTTCTATGACCATTGACTTCCGCGTCGGTGGGAAGTACTTGTTCTGCATGCGCGGCAAGCCCGCACCTGATGCGCCAGAGCAAGATTTTTGGAGTACTGGCACGTACAAGGAGATTGTGCCCATGCAGAAAATTGTGTGCACCGACAGCTTTGCAGATGCGCAAGGGAATATTATTTCTGGGAAAGAGTATGGGATGGAAAACTTTCCACTGGAGTTAGAAGCCACAATTACTTTTGAATCACTTGCCGATGGTACAACCAAGATGCGCCTGGAGCATGCTGGCATGCCGGCTGGTACTGACAAAGAGCTAACGCAAGTTGGCTGGAACGAATCATTTGATAAGCTTGCGGCTGCAATCGAATAG
- a CDS encoding DUF1801 domain-containing protein: MQSTKVPKTVSAYIAAAAPQARPMLRQLRKLITSCAPKAVEGLSYHMPYYSYKGRLVYFAAFRDHCSLFPASGSVTKNFAKELTKYKTSKGTIQFPLGKAIPAGLVKKIVKARMQENEIRNTFRTVKV; this comes from the coding sequence ATGCAATCCACAAAAGTTCCAAAAACTGTCTCCGCGTACATTGCTGCTGCGGCGCCGCAAGCAAGGCCTATGCTACGGCAATTGCGGAAACTCATCACCTCTTGCGCACCCAAGGCAGTGGAAGGCTTAAGCTACCACATGCCGTACTACAGCTACAAAGGTCGCTTGGTGTACTTTGCTGCCTTTCGGGATCACTGCAGTCTTTTCCCAGCCAGTGGTTCAGTCACCAAAAATTTTGCCAAAGAGCTAACGAAGTACAAAACGTCTAAAGGGACAATTCAATTTCCCTTAGGAAAAGCTATTCCCGCTGGTTTAGTAAAAAAGATTGTGAAGGCGCGGATGCAGGAGAATGAAATACGAAATACGTTTCGGACTGTCAAAGTGTAG
- a CDS encoding CxxC-x17-CxxC domain-containing protein, translated as MAKPSFSRRPGGKRPAGKFGGRDRSVDSTMHLATCANCGDSCEVPFLPKGKKPVYCNKCFKQFGKGEGEETFADEPRLYPATCGNCGNECTVPFRPVQGKPVFCKNCFGKYKGSPGQADGGNMQEQMDRINMKLDNILRVLAARPTRPAAPTRDYPRTGKNSGWRKDNKKRF; from the coding sequence ATGGCGAAACCTTCATTTTCACGACGTCCAGGCGGTAAACGCCCAGCTGGGAAGTTTGGGGGTCGGGATCGGAGTGTGGATAGCACAATGCACTTGGCAACCTGCGCGAATTGCGGTGACTCATGTGAGGTACCGTTTTTGCCAAAGGGGAAAAAGCCCGTGTACTGTAACAAGTGCTTTAAGCAATTTGGGAAAGGTGAAGGGGAGGAGACATTTGCGGATGAACCCCGGCTGTACCCGGCAACCTGTGGCAATTGCGGCAATGAATGCACGGTACCTTTCCGGCCTGTGCAGGGTAAACCAGTCTTTTGCAAAAACTGCTTTGGGAAGTACAAAGGTAGCCCCGGCCAAGCAGATGGCGGAAATATGCAGGAGCAAATGGACCGCATCAATATGAAGTTAGATAACATTCTCCGGGTTTTGGCTGCTCGGCCCACCCGGCCTGCCGCACCAACGCGGGATTACCCCCGCACCGGAAAGAATTCTGGCTGGCGAAAAGACAACAAGAAGCGATTCTAA
- a CDS encoding GIY-YIG nuclease family protein, protein MYVLYVVRCADATLYTGITVDISRRITEHNTSSKGARYTRSRRPVRLVYVKKYRTRSTATKAELQFKQLSRNEKLQLIKQAKRKAK, encoded by the coding sequence ATGTACGTCCTTTACGTTGTTCGGTGCGCAGACGCAACTCTGTACACCGGTATTACCGTAGACATTTCCCGCCGGATTACTGAGCATAATACCTCCAGCAAAGGCGCGCGGTACACACGCAGCAGACGGCCTGTGCGTTTGGTATATGTAAAGAAGTACCGAACGCGTTCCACGGCAACCAAGGCCGAATTGCAATTCAAGCAGCTTTCTCGCAATGAAAAGTTGCAGCTTATCAAGCAGGCAAAGCGAAAAGCAAAGTAG
- a CDS encoding TfoX/Sxy family protein: MSTRTETITYLLDQLTGLPDIAARKMFGEYALYCNGKVVALVCDDQLFVKITEPGKGFIGKEYEEGEAYPGAKPSMRISEELLEDRQWFGKLIQLTADALPMLKSKPKKLARGPRS, encoded by the coding sequence ATGAGCACGAGGACGGAAACCATAACTTACCTTTTGGACCAGCTCACTGGCTTGCCGGACATTGCCGCGCGAAAAATGTTTGGGGAATATGCTCTGTACTGCAATGGGAAGGTTGTTGCATTGGTGTGTGATGACCAACTTTTTGTAAAAATCACTGAACCTGGAAAAGGTTTCATTGGCAAGGAATATGAAGAAGGTGAGGCATATCCTGGGGCAAAACCTTCCATGCGGATCAGTGAGGAATTGCTGGAAGATCGGCAGTGGTTTGGTAAACTCATTCAGCTTACGGCAGATGCATTGCCAATGCTAAAATCAAAGCCGAAAAAGTTGGCAAGGGGCCCTCGTTCGTAG
- a CDS encoding HAD-IB family hydrolase, whose translation MRKVAIFDIDGTIFRSSLLIEVTNALIAEGVFPASTRKMYQKPFENWLNRKAGYDKYIAAVVKAFDKHIQGVERAVFLRIAQKVLDYQSHRVYRYTRDLITTLRKRGYFLLAISHSPKDMVDAFTKHWGFSKVYGRIFELDSQNCFTGKILYRELIDDKATILQRAISKEKLSLKSSIGVGDSEGDIPMLKMVEQPICFNPNAVLYKEAKKRGWEIVVERKDVIYVL comes from the coding sequence ATGCGCAAAGTTGCAATTTTCGACATTGACGGCACTATCTTCCGTTCCAGCCTACTCATTGAGGTCACCAATGCTTTGATTGCCGAAGGAGTGTTTCCTGCATCAACAAGAAAAATGTACCAGAAGCCATTTGAAAATTGGCTGAACCGCAAAGCTGGGTATGACAAGTACATTGCCGCGGTGGTCAAGGCTTTTGATAAGCATATCCAGGGAGTAGAGCGCGCTGTCTTTCTCCGCATTGCGCAGAAAGTTTTGGACTACCAAAGCCACCGGGTGTACCGGTATACTCGTGACCTCATTACTACCCTGCGAAAGCGGGGCTACTTTCTGCTGGCCATTTCTCACTCGCCCAAAGACATGGTGGACGCATTCACCAAGCACTGGGGATTTTCCAAAGTGTATGGTCGTATTTTTGAACTTGATAGCCAAAATTGTTTTACTGGAAAAATTTTGTACCGCGAACTTATTGATGACAAAGCCACAATACTACAACGAGCAATTTCCAAGGAGAAGCTCTCGCTGAAAAGTTCCATTGGTGTTGGAGATTCGGAAGGGGACATACCCATGCTGAAAATGGTTGAGCAGCCTATTTGCTTTAATCCAAACGCTGTCCTCTACAAGGAAGCAAAGAAGCGGGGTTGGGAAATTGTGGTGGAGCGGAAGGATGTGATTTACGTTTTATAG
- a CDS encoding PD-(D/E)XK nuclease family protein translates to MSDYYNPQRTKNLYDPKSPAPFRLSRSKIDLYLECPRCFYQDRRLGVGRPPGFPFSLNSAVDELLKREFDVHRAKGTKHPLQKKYKINAKPMAHEKLDEWRDSLRRGITFHHSLTNFLITGGIDDLWVKPKGELIIVDYKATSKKEEVNLDADWQIGYKRQMEVYQWLFRQNGFTVSDTGYFVYCNGDSDAKAFDAKLEFTIKLIPYVGKTDWVEPTLLDAYRCLQSNDLPAAGAGCDYCRYVGAITQIRSAKGKSGL, encoded by the coding sequence ATGTCCGACTACTACAACCCCCAAAGAACCAAAAATCTCTACGACCCCAAAAGTCCAGCGCCGTTCCGACTCTCTCGTTCAAAAATAGATTTGTATTTAGAGTGTCCACGCTGCTTCTACCAAGACCGTCGCTTGGGCGTGGGTCGGCCACCGGGGTTTCCTTTCAGCTTGAATAGTGCAGTGGATGAACTGCTAAAGCGGGAATTTGACGTGCACCGTGCCAAAGGTACCAAGCACCCGCTGCAGAAGAAGTACAAAATCAATGCCAAACCCATGGCGCATGAGAAGCTGGACGAGTGGCGTGATTCCCTTCGGCGGGGTATTACGTTCCACCATTCGCTTACAAACTTCCTCATTACTGGTGGCATTGACGATCTCTGGGTCAAACCCAAGGGTGAGTTGATCATCGTTGACTACAAAGCCACATCAAAAAAAGAAGAAGTGAACCTGGATGCGGATTGGCAAATTGGCTACAAGCGGCAAATGGAAGTGTACCAATGGTTGTTCCGGCAAAATGGCTTTACCGTTTCAGACACCGGGTACTTTGTGTACTGCAATGGGGACAGTGATGCAAAAGCTTTTGATGCAAAGCTGGAATTTACCATCAAGCTCATACCCTACGTCGGGAAGACAGACTGGGTTGAGCCAACGTTACTGGATGCGTACCGATGCTTGCAGTCAAATGACCTTCCTGCAGCTGGAGCAGGCTGCGACTACTGTCGGTACGTTGGTGCTATTACGCAAATACGCTCAGCGAAAGGCAAAAGCGGGTTATGA
- a CDS encoding HAMP domain-containing protein, with amino-acid sequence MPDTHEHHAPYRKTIFWWVFFTFLFIGFIASGTLYLIRTKYIFSETQKELQQIAINVVQGVPAVVHESLQKPEDQKESGYAQIESYFQSVMKGNPAIDDIYTLRPTANAHTMTFVVSGKGSTDADGNGTIDNDEVKAMLGEEYDTTELPELEAGLLAPSVDPAFTYDKWGTWLSGYAPLKNAEGTSIAVLGIDLSASTVNEQRWQVLRSIGYADLIIFPIVLIISLLLAWRISKPFTILAQGMDRVTHGDLNFHLPVTGNREEKHFRELFNGMLSAFETARAKPPKKNS; translated from the coding sequence ATGCCAGACACCCACGAGCACCATGCTCCATACCGAAAAACTATATTCTGGTGGGTTTTCTTTACCTTCCTTTTCATTGGCTTCATTGCCAGCGGAACACTCTATCTCATCCGAACGAAGTACATTTTTAGCGAAACGCAGAAAGAGCTACAACAAATTGCGATAAACGTCGTTCAAGGAGTTCCTGCAGTTGTGCATGAGTCCCTGCAAAAGCCCGAAGATCAAAAAGAGAGCGGCTACGCGCAAATTGAAAGCTACTTTCAATCAGTGATGAAAGGGAATCCGGCTATCGATGATATTTACACACTCCGCCCAACTGCCAATGCGCATACCATGACTTTTGTGGTGAGTGGTAAAGGATCAACCGACGCAGATGGGAATGGCACCATTGATAATGATGAAGTGAAAGCCATGCTGGGTGAAGAGTATGACACTACTGAACTTCCGGAGCTTGAAGCAGGTCTACTCGCTCCATCCGTAGACCCAGCGTTCACCTATGATAAGTGGGGTACGTGGCTTTCTGGGTACGCGCCGCTGAAGAATGCTGAGGGGACGTCCATTGCTGTTCTGGGGATTGACTTGTCAGCCAGTACAGTGAACGAACAGCGCTGGCAAGTACTTCGCTCCATTGGATATGCAGATTTGATCATTTTTCCAATCGTCCTCATCATCTCCTTGCTCCTGGCTTGGCGGATAAGTAAACCATTTACCATTCTAGCGCAGGGGATGGATCGGGTAACCCATGGGGATCTCAACTTTCACTTGCCAGTAACTGGAAATCGGGAAGAGAAGCATTTCCGAGAACTCTTCAATGGTATGCTTTCGGCTTTTGAAACTGCCCGTGCAAAGCCACCGAAGAAAAACTCATAG
- a CDS encoding class I SAM-dependent methyltransferase produces the protein MPIVQHTSWEDIYQFGNLQSASWFRSDVDPDIEKAVTTYGQKGGRVLDVGCGMGMQTIALAKLGYPATGIDVSPTAIHHARQLAEREGVEVTFTVANFLHARFPEPFSIILDRAVLQGFSVHEHELYMEALQHACSASGIVIVKTLHQQSQKSVGPHGYDEEALKALFAPAFSLENIWECSFSGHPNAPKNALCAILRREA, from the coding sequence ATGCCAATTGTGCAGCACACATCTTGGGAAGATATCTACCAATTTGGGAACCTGCAATCTGCATCGTGGTTTCGGAGTGATGTGGATCCAGATATTGAGAAGGCGGTAACAACCTACGGGCAGAAAGGTGGACGGGTGCTGGACGTTGGCTGTGGCATGGGCATGCAAACTATAGCCTTGGCAAAGCTTGGCTATCCAGCGACTGGAATAGACGTATCACCAACAGCCATTCACCACGCCCGTCAGCTGGCCGAGCGTGAGGGTGTGGAAGTAACTTTCACCGTTGCAAATTTTTTGCACGCACGTTTTCCAGAACCCTTTTCCATTATTTTAGACCGAGCAGTGCTGCAGGGTTTTAGCGTGCATGAGCACGAACTGTACATGGAGGCGTTGCAACATGCCTGTAGCGCCAGCGGCATTGTCATCGTTAAGACGCTGCACCAGCAATCCCAGAAAAGTGTTGGTCCACATGGGTATGACGAGGAAGCGTTGAAAGCTTTGTTCGCGCCAGCCTTTTCTTTGGAAAACATTTGGGAATGCAGTTTTAGCGGACACCCCAACGCCCCAAAGAATGCGCTCTGCGCTATTCTCCGTCGTGAAGCGTAA
- a CDS encoding metallopeptidase family protein: MESDQFHAIVLEAWEALPARFRERIHNVAIVVEPVGRTPVGFEHGIARGSILLGLYQGIPLNRRSEGYSGVLPDRITLFQEAIQQVAQGDDHLVRQVVEDVLLHEVAHYFGFSEAEVRAMEKTRAARLTQSARPR, encoded by the coding sequence GTGGAGAGCGATCAATTTCACGCTATTGTTCTGGAGGCATGGGAAGCGCTTCCGGCACGGTTTCGGGAACGCATTCACAATGTTGCGATCGTCGTTGAGCCGGTTGGCCGCACGCCAGTTGGTTTTGAGCATGGGATTGCCAGAGGTTCCATACTCTTGGGTTTATACCAGGGCATTCCCTTGAACCGGCGGAGCGAAGGCTATAGCGGTGTGCTACCAGACCGGATTACCCTTTTCCAAGAAGCTATTCAGCAGGTTGCGCAAGGGGATGATCACCTCGTTCGGCAAGTAGTGGAAGATGTGCTACTGCATGAAGTTGCACACTACTTTGGCTTTTCGGAGGCTGAGGTTCGAGCAATGGAAAAGACTCGGGCAGCGCGTTTGACGCAGTCGGCTCGTCCTAGGTAG
- a CDS encoding glycosyltransferase family 2 protein, with protein sequence MSTPHDIAVIIVSWNVREQLLACLASLHALPEAEQPNTIWVVDNASTDGSAVAVRAQFPEVRLLAQATNVGFATANNLVLQQIAEPFALLLNPDTLVPAGCFPALLAAAERNPRAGIVGPKLLNLDGSWQPSVRRLPHVWTLVGIALKVTHWWPSLLRKYLAKDLDPSKEQKVEQLMGAALLIRKDVWKHIGLLDTHFHVWFEEVDYCARTKQAGWDIWYVPDAVLTHLGGQSFRQVPSVRRQRQWMQSVNVYARKYFTLPSHVLIWCAGWIGLFLVWLASLVTPEKKAT encoded by the coding sequence ATGTCTACCCCGCACGATATTGCCGTCATCATTGTGAGCTGGAATGTCCGCGAGCAGCTTTTGGCGTGTCTGGCGAGTTTGCATGCCCTGCCAGAAGCCGAACAGCCAAACACCATTTGGGTGGTGGACAATGCCTCCACTGATGGCTCAGCCGTTGCAGTCCGCGCGCAATTCCCAGAGGTGCGCCTCCTTGCTCAAGCCACGAATGTGGGTTTTGCTACAGCGAATAACTTAGTGCTGCAGCAGATAGCAGAGCCATTCGCACTTCTGCTCAATCCTGACACGCTTGTTCCTGCTGGATGCTTCCCTGCATTGCTCGCTGCTGCCGAAAGAAACCCACGAGCCGGGATTGTTGGACCCAAATTACTTAATCTCGATGGATCGTGGCAACCCTCGGTTCGCCGTTTGCCGCATGTCTGGACGCTCGTAGGTATTGCGCTAAAAGTGACGCACTGGTGGCCATCACTACTACGAAAGTACTTGGCCAAAGACTTGGATCCTTCAAAGGAGCAAAAGGTTGAGCAGCTCATGGGTGCAGCATTGCTCATCCGCAAGGACGTATGGAAGCACATTGGTCTGCTAGACACGCACTTCCATGTCTGGTTTGAAGAAGTTGATTACTGTGCCCGCACCAAGCAAGCTGGTTGGGACATTTGGTACGTACCAGATGCTGTACTCACGCACCTGGGTGGTCAAAGTTTTCGGCAGGTGCCATCTGTCCGCCGGCAACGGCAGTGGATGCAGAGTGTGAATGTCTATGCCAGGAAATACTTTACTCTGCCATCACACGTGCTCATCTGGTGCGCTGGTTGGATTGGCCTCTTCCTTGTTTGGCTGGCGTCTTTGGTCACCCCAGAGAAGAAAGCAACGTAG
- a CDS encoding glycosyltransferase family 2 protein, with translation MPTVDVSIVTWNSATQIAHLLRSLQAQTVKIRTIYVVDNASTDETQKIVATFPQVKWLPQTTNVGFAAGHNIALRKCAADYLLVCNPDVVLEPTYVEKLLDTAEEYLAAAAFVGVVRGEQAGTIDTTGLHVSRYRVVRERKDVPTIPTKIFGVSGAVALYRRRALEECKVEGEYFNELFFAYKEDVELAWRLQWAGWEAMVVPEALATHNRAVRAQTPRSARSDQRRFLSIRNHYLLYVTAETRGTLGSDLWLIFPAELFRMLYLLATDFHVTIRALAQFVKMWHAARTFAVDERRFVHAKQLRAALRL, from the coding sequence ATGCCAACCGTTGACGTTAGCATTGTCACCTGGAACAGCGCAACGCAGATCGCACACCTGCTCCGTTCTTTGCAAGCGCAGACAGTCAAGATTAGGACAATCTACGTCGTTGATAACGCTTCAACGGACGAAACGCAGAAAATTGTTGCAACTTTTCCGCAAGTCAAGTGGCTGCCGCAAACCACCAACGTGGGTTTTGCAGCCGGACATAATATCGCGCTACGGAAATGTGCTGCAGATTATCTGTTGGTATGTAACCCAGATGTAGTCCTGGAACCTACCTACGTGGAAAAGCTTCTTGATACCGCAGAGGAGTACTTAGCCGCAGCTGCGTTCGTTGGAGTTGTGCGTGGAGAACAAGCTGGGACCATTGATACGACTGGCTTGCATGTTTCTCGATATCGCGTGGTTCGAGAGCGAAAGGATGTGCCAACCATCCCCACAAAAATATTTGGGGTATCCGGCGCAGTTGCTCTCTACCGACGTCGCGCCTTAGAGGAGTGCAAAGTTGAAGGCGAATACTTCAACGAACTTTTCTTTGCGTACAAAGAGGATGTGGAATTAGCTTGGCGCTTGCAGTGGGCGGGTTGGGAGGCGATGGTCGTGCCGGAAGCGCTGGCGACGCATAACAGAGCGGTACGTGCGCAGACTCCACGATCGGCACGGAGTGACCAGCGCCGGTTCCTGAGCATTCGGAATCACTACCTCCTCTACGTTACCGCAGAAACCCGTGGCACCCTTGGCTCCGATCTTTGGCTGATTTTTCCAGCGGAGCTGTTCCGCATGCTGTACCTTTTAGCAACGGACTTTCACGTGACTATTCGTGCCCTTGCTCAATTCGTGAAAATGTGGCATGCTGCACGTACGTTCGCAGTTGATGAGCGTCGCTTCGTGCACGCCAAGCAGCTCCGAGCAGCCTTGCGGCTATGA
- a CDS encoding glycosyltransferase family 2 protein produces MTQPDVSIIILNYKTRGLLRQCLRGISNSGDSVTAECIVVDNASKDGSVEMLERDFPNVITIASPVNEGFAAGMNFGLRRATGRYVVLLNTDVAIMDKPFDRLVAFMDQHPQVGLAGPKLLNPDGSVQDSCYRFHAWYTPLLRRTPLGKLPGCRAHLRHFLMRDFNHAENAPVDWLLGAFLIARRSAVEQVGEMDSRFFLYFEDVDWCRRFWERKWEVRYCADVEVVHYHKRQSADTAGFASIFSYPTRIHIRSWFRYLMKYWGTPIPLRSTSV; encoded by the coding sequence ATGACCCAGCCTGACGTTTCCATCATTATTCTCAATTACAAGACCCGTGGTCTGCTTCGGCAGTGCCTGCGGGGCATTAGTAACTCTGGCGATAGCGTCACAGCGGAGTGCATTGTGGTGGATAACGCCTCAAAGGATGGAAGTGTGGAAATGCTGGAGCGTGATTTTCCCAATGTTATCACCATTGCTTCACCAGTGAACGAAGGCTTTGCTGCAGGGATGAACTTCGGGTTACGGCGGGCAACTGGTCGGTACGTCGTGCTCTTGAATACCGACGTGGCAATCATGGACAAGCCGTTTGACCGTCTGGTTGCGTTCATGGATCAGCATCCGCAGGTTGGGCTTGCTGGACCAAAACTGTTGAATCCAGACGGAAGCGTCCAAGATTCCTGCTACCGATTCCATGCCTGGTATACACCGTTGCTTCGCCGCACGCCACTTGGGAAACTGCCTGGCTGCCGGGCGCACCTTCGGCACTTCCTCATGCGAGATTTCAACCATGCGGAGAATGCTCCGGTTGACTGGCTCCTTGGGGCATTCCTCATTGCCCGACGCAGCGCCGTAGAGCAAGTTGGAGAAATGGATAGTCGATTCTTCCTCTACTTTGAAGATGTTGATTGGTGCCGGCGCTTCTGGGAGCGGAAGTGGGAAGTGCGTTACTGTGCAGACGTGGAAGTGGTGCACTACCATAAGCGACAGTCGGCTGATACTGCAGGATTTGCTTCCATTTTTTCCTACCCAACTCGCATTCACATTCGCTCCTGGTTTCGCTATCTCATGAAGTACTGGGGTACACCGATACCGCTTCGCTCCACTTCCGTGTAG
- a CDS encoding DUF4012 domain-containing protein: MQRNFLKKQAWKKIAAATWHGCKRAWPYTWPPLAVIVVILGILGVWYGPAAKTIATEALAAKADLEKAQTYIVQQDFTEGQTALASGKQHLQTAQDRLGRLRSLKKLPYVKTQVIAVEELLAAGIASTGGIERLSTWAETVVRPFKTGKSFSLSSLKPEQKRVILKAIAEAQPDLQAAKASIDLAMTHINAIPETGLVGKLREAVEPFREQLPALQDGITQAIPASRILPPLLGYPEEQTYLFLLQNNAELRPAGGFIGTYGILKVKDGEIVSFTTDNVYNLDDKAKNLQVTPPAPLTRYNKVNRWLFRDSNWSPDFPTAAQEALTFYRREGGNERRLHGVIAVDPTFFQDLLQITGPITISKKTFTSENFAEELQYITSVEFAQQGIDASLRKGIIGDLGAALIEKMLKLPKEKYGKAWTIFQKNLEQKHVMVWVGDTARQNQLTDLGWTGHVETPRGDTLMVVDANMASLKSDPAVKRTITYKVEQKENALIADLTIRYENTGTLNWKTTRYRTYTRVYVPRGSTLLDSSGAMVDCKVTRAGKVETLEELGLTAFAGFTCTEVGASHELHLRYTLPNTLTALVDSGEYALLVQKQPGTPDHALQVELHLPGDFVNGEDAVDQLTVKNQVYTAATNLLTDRSFQLQAP, from the coding sequence ATGCAACGTAACTTTCTCAAAAAGCAAGCGTGGAAAAAAATTGCTGCCGCAACGTGGCACGGTTGCAAGCGCGCATGGCCATACACCTGGCCGCCGCTTGCGGTGATCGTGGTTATCCTGGGTATTCTGGGTGTGTGGTATGGTCCAGCTGCCAAAACCATTGCCACCGAAGCTTTAGCGGCAAAAGCCGACTTGGAAAAAGCGCAAACCTACATTGTGCAGCAGGATTTTACCGAAGGGCAAACCGCTCTTGCTTCTGGGAAGCAGCATTTGCAAACGGCGCAAGATCGGCTAGGGCGTTTACGCTCATTGAAAAAGCTTCCCTATGTCAAAACCCAAGTCATTGCTGTGGAGGAACTGCTCGCTGCGGGTATAGCTTCCACCGGCGGCATTGAACGCCTGAGCACATGGGCCGAAACCGTTGTTCGGCCATTCAAAACCGGAAAATCTTTTAGCTTAAGCTCGCTCAAGCCTGAACAGAAACGTGTCATTCTCAAAGCTATTGCAGAGGCACAACCGGACTTACAAGCTGCAAAAGCCTCCATTGACTTAGCTATGACGCATATCAATGCAATTCCAGAAACCGGTTTGGTTGGGAAGTTGCGCGAGGCAGTTGAACCTTTTCGGGAGCAACTGCCAGCCTTGCAAGACGGCATTACCCAGGCAATTCCCGCATCCCGCATTCTCCCGCCGCTCCTTGGCTATCCCGAAGAGCAAACCTACCTTTTCTTACTGCAGAACAACGCAGAACTTCGGCCAGCCGGGGGTTTCATTGGTACGTACGGCATCTTGAAGGTAAAAGACGGTGAGATCGTTTCTTTCACAACAGACAACGTATACAATTTGGATGATAAGGCGAAGAACTTACAGGTAACTCCGCCAGCGCCCTTAACCAGGTACAACAAAGTGAATCGTTGGCTCTTTCGTGATTCCAACTGGTCACCAGATTTCCCAACTGCCGCCCAAGAAGCGCTGACTTTTTACCGTCGAGAAGGCGGGAACGAACGCCGCTTGCACGGAGTCATTGCAGTTGACCCAACTTTTTTCCAAGATCTCCTGCAAATCACCGGTCCAATTACGATCAGCAAGAAAACATTTACTTCTGAGAATTTTGCTGAGGAATTGCAGTACATCACCAGCGTCGAATTTGCGCAGCAGGGGATTGATGCGAGTTTACGCAAGGGCATTATTGGTGATTTGGGTGCCGCGCTGATTGAGAAAATGCTGAAGCTGCCAAAGGAGAAGTACGGAAAAGCCTGGACTATTTTTCAGAAGAATTTGGAGCAGAAGCATGTCATGGTTTGGGTTGGTGACACCGCACGCCAAAACCAGCTTACGGATTTGGGTTGGACAGGGCATGTAGAAACGCCACGAGGCGATACGCTCATGGTTGTGGATGCGAACATGGCAAGCTTGAAGTCAGACCCCGCGGTAAAGCGAACTATCACGTACAAGGTTGAACAAAAAGAGAACGCGCTCATTGCGGATCTCACCATTCGGTATGAGAACACTGGCACGCTTAATTGGAAAACCACGCGGTACCGAACGTATACCCGGGTGTACGTACCTCGCGGCAGCACGCTGCTAGATTCCTCTGGTGCAATGGTGGATTGCAAAGTAACTCGTGCTGGAAAAGTGGAAACTTTGGAAGAGCTTGGGCTGACTGCGTTTGCAGGTTTCACCTGTACGGAAGTCGGCGCATCACATGAGCTACACCTTCGCTACACACTACCAAATACCCTTACTGCTCTCGTTGATAGCGGCGAGTACGCGTTGCTCGTGCAGAAGCAACCCGGGACACCAGACCATGCGCTGCAGGTAGAACTGCACTTGCCAGGAGACTTTGTCAATGGGGAAGACGCAGTAGACCAGTTGACCGTAAAGAACCAGGTGTACACTGCTGCCACAAACCTGCTTACGGATAGAAGCTTTCAGCTCCAAGCACCGTAG